The genomic stretch taattaaagctttgtgttatattatgattctatttgataattttttatttccagaaagtactggtaatacggtaaatattatgtattttccgttgttacgaaacatcaataaggtaagcacatatagttggggttcaactgttttgtcccatctatatagtgttgtgtaaaaatgccaaaaaaaaatacttgtacaTTTTATTCATGCGCCTATTTACTACAAACATGTGGTTGGTTaagaatgtcgtcactcgccccggtaaacgagaagtcattcatattcccttttgcaacaaagtaagtttaaaattttaccatctaatttattagactttatattacaactaaatataaataatatttttcaaatattttcaatCTAGGCAGCCAGTTAAAggaatgaactacaacaggtgtccgAAACACGTTCTAGTAATCTATCACAATCTATTATACCATATTGGACCAGCCAATGTAATACTACTACCCAACTCTACATTTGAGTTTAAAAAAATTATCTAATTACATATCATTTAATCATGTCATACTCTTGTACAatttatctggaggccatatctgagtcttgatcatcaggttaaccatgatgataatgcagtttggacaacaaaaacaccaattatatggttcactactgtggagatgcaccagatgaccgtgtaaaactgcagtttggcatgcaacaacaaattccagaacctccgacgtgtttgaGAGATTGTcatcaacaaagagtcgatggccaatgggattattccggctggagagacttcgcaaaagagatctatcgtcattggaggaatcgacgacaacacatcttaaacgaaccagtcatatagggtgctagaccaactcaacattatatggcatggtttagatcggttacaacgccacaatttgtgtctgatccaaggtatttgattgatccacgccaacgagcttcgtcatcatacacccaacaacaaatccccgtccaagaacaatgttaacccacccaaacccaacgatcaacctcacaccatcaccctaccatatacacaaaacaaccaaacacccaacctcgcaaccaattcataccacacacccaaactcaaaaccaagaattaaaccctaaccaccaacaaccatacgcaaccaccacaacagtctatagcccaaatgattcatacgattcaacatcatgccatcgtagccccccaccaatgtACACCCAAACGTCTCACCGCCACAACATCCAACCATTGTTTGATTTTAGTACACGCCAAGAACCATTACTTCatttccaaaatgattcaatgtcccaattcgggcaaccacaccgtccacaattcacccaaccataacgacccaactacgacaacatgggcaccGAACTTAATTACGGAAGTGTCGTTGGCGACAACCCCTCCAGCTATTTGGGACAATTGATGACAAATCTATCAAATACCGCCGGACCTTCCACCATACCTTTACACCATCCACCATTggatcatgtcagcactcaaagaccccaaacacctcaagaaaatcgtgggagacctcgaagacaggCTAAGGCACCTTGAAgtggaacagggggacgtttCAATCGGGCAGGTCATTGAATTTCTTGTTAATTCTATGTATTTTTTCTTTATAATAtcaaataatttttaatttcagtatttcatttaattaataataattataacatttaaaattatatatatatatatatatatatatatatatatatatatatatatatatatatatatatatatatgaaagGAGCATgtgccacatgcattggcgcatacaTTATGTATGTgtatgcatgcgccaatgcatgtggcatCAAGACATGCATGCGCCAAAGCATGTGGTGTCTACATGCATTGGTTTTGCAAGCATGCGCCAAGACTAAGAGCGCCTCCATTGAAAGTTAATATGATGCGCTAGTTCAACTGACGCATCAATAGGAAAAATGGTTATTTTGATAATTTATTTGAAAAATTAACTattttaagacttaatttaaaaaaaattgattattttaaataaaaaattcCAATCAACGATGCAATCATTACCACTTTTTGAATAAAAAAATATATCTTCTCAAATATTAAATACATTATTTTAGGAGATATAATATTATAATCATTTAAAATTCTGTATAATTGATGAGTTAGAGATTTTTTTATTAATAGATCACATGGCCACCTCTATCAACGTCATGGTCTTAAAAGAGAATTTGAGTTATACCACacaaaattttaatttaataaatatttattatatttgTCTTATATATCTTACAATTTTAGGAAATATATCTTTTCAAAAATTAATGAAATATATCTTTTCAAAAATTAGATTTATTATTTTAGGaaatataatattaatattatttaaAATTCTTTATAGTTGATGAATTAGATGATTCTTTTATTAATAGATCACATAGCCACCTCTAACCCCAATTGACTAAACGTCATGGTCTTATAAGAGAATTTGAGTTATATATCTTCCAATTTTGTATAACATTCTttgaaagaaaaataaataagttTGTCCTATGTATAACAATTGTTTTCAAAGAATTAAATTAAGATTTTTCTTCTGCTCTTATAAAAGAGCATGTACTAGAACCACACTCTAAACCAAGTTCTTCTACTCCCTCTTTACTTTCAAGTTCCAATAGCTAAGAAATAAAATGGGTTCCAAACTTCTAGTACTATTTGTTTTTGTGATGTTGTTTGCTTTAAGTTCAGCAATTCCAAACAAGAGAAAGCCATATAAACCATGCAAAAACCTAGTCTTTTATTTTCATGACATACTTTACAATGGAAAGAATGCAGCAAATGCAACATCAGCAATAGTAGCAGCTCCAGAAGGTGTTAGTTTAACTAAATTGGCACCTCAATCCCACTTTGGTAACATAATAGTTTTTGATGACCCTATCACATTAAGCCATAGCCTTTCTTCAAAACAAGTTGGAAGAGCACAAGGGTTTTATATTTATgataccaaaaacacatacactTCTTGGCTTAGTTTCACATTTGTTCTTAATAGCACTCATCATCAAGGAACCATTACTTTTGCTGGAGCTGACCCAATTGTCGCCAAAACTAGAGATATTTCTGTCACTGGTGGTACTGGAGATTTCTTTATGCATAGAGGAATTGCTACTATTACCACTGATGCCTTTGAAGGCGAGGCTTATTTTCGACTTGGTGTTTATATCAAGTTCTTTGAGTGTTGGTAACTATCAAATTAAGTACTAAttgctaaagtaaaagcaattAAATTTGAAGTTAAATTGTTGTTGTCTCTTTTCATGTTGTGTTTTTAATTAATTAGCCCATAAAGTATACTCTTTGTACTTTTTTATTCTCTAAGATTATTATCAATACATGAAGATTCTATTAACTATTTGTCTTATACACAAGGATTTAATCCAatataatcaacagattacaataaacacaaagaatacccttttttgtcttctcaaggatccaactaaaccttagtcgcctcaaggactcacaaagaacaactttcgttgtcttctcaaggataacctcaTTAATGAATCAAACAAATATTCTGAATAAAAGTTTATGTGTTCCAAGATGCTTCTACAAAAGAAGATTTACACAAAATGAATAATAAATACTTAAAGAACATTGTATACAAATGATGAtagtttttcacaaagaaaattaGCTTGTCAAAATACTTGTGTAGATCAGCaatttcttcaagtctccaatgcatgcttatatagtgtaAACATGTGACCGTTGGAGGGCAAAATGGGGAATGCTTTTTGAACGGTTTCCATTGTTGGATGAGAAAGGAACGATACCACGTACTGTCCTTTCTCCAACAAATTCAGTGACAAGTGTGATGAATAATACAGTCATTGCCCACGAAgtcaggtagtggaaaggttgttcaatttgtactatgtactatttgatcacattcccatttgatcttatcttcagattcattggcttctaataaaagatgattgaagcatgaagtAAAGAAGTAGAGAGTTGGATTCAAAAACTTCAAAACCTTGGGTCAGAACCTTGAGAtcgtcagtagtctggcttgagttcttcagtgtcttcagaatcttcagagtctttagaatcctcagtcagaaccttgataacttcaatcgtctgtGTTGAGTTCTTtagaatcttcagctacataacacaactttAGAAGCTTTTCATTCTTCATAAGTTTgttgatcagagtcacgtccagaagaAAAAATTGAGAGAACATGACAACAACAATATAgagtctcctcagaagcttctgatAGGTGAAATAACACAaaagcagaaagaacattgcagcaacaatattgacgtctttcagaacttctaaaTGAAGCGCAAAAGCTAATTTGGAACGCaaagttcagaaactgatgatgttgcatatgatcagaatcagaactggttgttaaagttacacaataacaaaccattagggtaccaaaattgttctcacacaaatacaaaattgttatcatcaaaactcaatGTATAGATGCAAAcccaaatcttgttctaacaatctccccctttttgatgatgacaaaacatgtattttaATGAACAGTTTTGTACAAGGTAATCATAGAAGAATGaatcttacagaagcacaaagcttcccgtgagatgtataatcctataAAGATAAACTCATAATGAAAGGATACTTTCCtgatttaccttttgaagtacCAGAATGAATAATTAGGCAAAACCTGGTTTAACTTCAGAAGTTAGTTGATGTTGTCCAGAGCACTGGTTGATAACATCATCCTTTTGATAGATCTTACTTCAGTAACTTTTCTTTAAAAGAGCTTTCTTCAGAAACTTCTTTGAAAACCATTTTGTATCTTGAGAAAGAAGCTTAACAAACCATTCCGATTCTTGAGAGTTAGCCCTGCAAAAACACTTAACAAACTTTTCTCAAAGTATTTGTTAACAGAAACATTTAAACAATGTTTGAGTTTTTACTTAGGAATttag from Lathyrus oleraceus cultivar Zhongwan6 chromosome 7, CAAS_Psat_ZW6_1.0, whole genome shotgun sequence encodes the following:
- the LOC127105076 gene encoding disease resistance response protein 206, with protein sequence MGSKLLVLFVFVMLFALSSAIPNKRKPYKPCKNLVFYFHDILYNGKNAANATSAIVAAPEGVSLTKLAPQSHFGNIIVFDDPITLSHSLSSKQVGRAQGFYIYDTKNTYTSWLSFTFVLNSTHHQGTITFAGADPIVAKTRDISVTGGTGDFFMHRGIATITTDAFEGEAYFRLGVYIKFFECW